A part of Streptomyces sp. NBC_01451 genomic DNA contains:
- a CDS encoding response regulator transcription factor, protein MSRMIKVLLAEDQSMVREALAALLGLEPDIEVVVQVARGDEVLPAARAHADLDVALLDIEMPGATGIEAAAQLHREFPSLKLVVLTTFGRPGYLRTAMEAGADAFLVKDAPAAQLAAAVRKVLAGERVIDPTLAAAALADGANPLTDREREVLRAAADGATNAELAKTLHLSQGTVRNYLSTAIQKLTARNRTEAVRIAREKGWL, encoded by the coding sequence ATGAGCCGCATGATCAAGGTCCTGTTGGCGGAGGACCAGTCGATGGTCCGCGAGGCGCTGGCCGCGCTGCTCGGTCTGGAGCCCGACATCGAGGTCGTGGTCCAAGTGGCGCGCGGCGACGAGGTGTTGCCGGCCGCCCGGGCCCACGCCGACCTGGACGTGGCCCTCCTGGACATCGAGATGCCGGGCGCCACGGGCATCGAGGCGGCGGCCCAGCTGCACCGGGAGTTCCCGTCCCTGAAGCTGGTCGTCCTCACGACCTTCGGCCGCCCCGGCTATCTCCGTACCGCCATGGAGGCCGGCGCCGACGCCTTCCTGGTCAAGGACGCCCCGGCCGCCCAACTCGCGGCAGCGGTACGCAAGGTGCTCGCCGGGGAGCGCGTCATCGACCCGACCCTGGCGGCAGCCGCGCTGGCGGACGGAGCCAACCCGCTGACCGACCGCGAACGGGAGGTCCTGCGCGCGGCAGCGGACGGCGCGACCAACGCCGAGCTGGCGAAGACCCTGCACCTGTCCCAGGGCACGGTCCGCAACTACCTCTCCACGGCCATCCAGAAACTGACGGCAAGGAACCGGACGGAGGCAGTGCGGATAGCGAGAGAGAAGGGCTGGTTGTAG
- a CDS encoding GNAT family N-acetyltransferase, whose amino-acid sequence MEISAAGRLEVRITAADVGKRVSVRRLNEEPPGSERFTDTVGVLTSWDEKAGVLLITRRNGERVRVTEASLVAGKVVPAAPARRHGPAASYEELARVSARSWQPVESERLGDWELRAASGFTRRANSVLPVGDPGLPLDEALAVVRRWYGERGLPAYVQTATGAEGTQELLCAELEERGWTREVTAELWVGGLAPVADQGDAGAVVLSREADEAWLARYQRKGVSDAALAVLGSGPSVWFATVPGGEGEPPAAIGRCVVDGRWAGFGAVEVDPAQRRRGLATAVMAALAGRALEEGASASWLQVEADNVGARALYARMGFAAHHSYHHYRSV is encoded by the coding sequence GTGGAAATCTCCGCGGCCGGCCGTCTCGAAGTCCGTATAACCGCTGCTGACGTGGGCAAACGTGTCTCTGTTCGACGGCTGAACGAAGAGCCTCCCGGTAGTGAGAGGTTCACCGACACGGTCGGTGTTCTCACATCATGGGACGAAAAGGCGGGTGTGCTTCTGATCACACGGCGGAACGGCGAGCGCGTCCGGGTCACGGAAGCGTCCCTGGTGGCGGGCAAGGTCGTCCCGGCGGCCCCCGCCCGCCGCCACGGTCCCGCCGCCTCGTACGAGGAGCTGGCGCGGGTCTCCGCGCGGTCCTGGCAGCCGGTGGAGAGCGAGCGGTTGGGTGACTGGGAGCTGCGGGCAGCCTCCGGTTTCACCCGGCGGGCCAACTCGGTGCTGCCGGTCGGCGACCCCGGTCTGCCGCTCGACGAGGCGCTGGCCGTCGTACGACGCTGGTACGGCGAGCGCGGTCTGCCCGCCTACGTCCAGACCGCCACCGGCGCCGAGGGCACGCAGGAGCTGCTGTGCGCGGAGCTGGAGGAGCGCGGCTGGACGCGTGAGGTGACGGCCGAGCTGTGGGTCGGCGGGCTGGCGCCCGTCGCCGATCAGGGGGACGCGGGTGCGGTGGTGCTGTCGCGGGAGGCCGACGAGGCGTGGCTCGCGCGGTATCAGCGCAAGGGTGTGAGTGACGCGGCGCTGGCGGTACTGGGAAGCGGACCCTCGGTGTGGTTCGCGACCGTGCCCGGCGGCGAGGGCGAGCCGCCGGCCGCCATCGGGCGGTGTGTCGTGGACGGGCGCTGGGCCGGGTTCGGCGCCGTCGAGGTGGATCCCGCTCAGCGGCGGCGAGGGCTGGCGACGGCTGTCATGGCGGCGTTGGCCGGGCGGGCGCTGGAGGAGGGGGCGTCGGCCTCCTGGCTCCAGGTGGAGGCCGACAACGTGGGAGCGCGTGCGCTGTACGCCAGGATGGGGTTCGCAGCGCATCACTCCTACCACCACTACCGATCGGTGTGA
- a CDS encoding transglutaminase-like domain-containing protein: MRFPHPLPHPPEPGRSAELRRLFADEARSERPDLTTLCLLMGAVADRALDETGIDGVQMELDRLAGQLPFRPGGPRSWATAMHELLGERHGFRGSPADYQRLESSLLHEVLVRRRGLPILLSVVWMEVARRAGAPVYGVALPGHFVVGFGPVDEQVLADPFDGGRVLSSGDAELLVAGATGEALDPSMLAPADPLDVVLRVLNNVRAWGAARPERSEVSLWAVELALLLPSHPARLRYERAQLLVRRGEFLAGAAELEGYAEVVSTFDLPAADRMRGQARAARARLN; the protein is encoded by the coding sequence ATGCGTTTCCCACATCCCCTGCCACATCCGCCGGAGCCCGGACGGTCCGCCGAGTTGCGGCGGCTGTTCGCCGACGAGGCCCGGTCCGAGCGGCCCGATCTGACGACGCTGTGCCTGCTGATGGGCGCGGTAGCGGACCGGGCGCTCGACGAGACCGGGATCGACGGCGTGCAGATGGAACTCGACAGGCTGGCCGGACAGTTGCCGTTCCGACCGGGCGGGCCGCGTTCCTGGGCGACGGCCATGCACGAACTCCTGGGCGAGCGCCACGGGTTCCGCGGCAGCCCCGCCGACTATCAGCGGCTGGAGTCCTCGCTGCTGCACGAAGTACTGGTGCGGCGGCGGGGGTTGCCGATCCTGCTGTCCGTGGTGTGGATGGAGGTCGCCCGACGGGCGGGGGCGCCCGTGTACGGGGTGGCGCTGCCCGGGCACTTCGTCGTGGGGTTCGGTCCGGTCGACGAGCAGGTGCTTGCCGATCCCTTCGACGGGGGACGGGTACTGAGCAGCGGGGACGCGGAGTTGCTGGTGGCCGGGGCCACGGGCGAGGCGTTGGACCCGTCGATGCTGGCGCCCGCGGATCCGCTGGATGTGGTGTTGCGGGTGCTGAACAATGTCCGGGCGTGGGGGGCGGCGCGGCCGGAGCGGTCGGAAGTGTCCTTGTGGGCGGTGGAGTTGGCGTTGCTGTTGCCCTCGCATCCGGCCCGGTTGCGGTACGAGCGGGCTCAGTTGCTGGTGCGCAGGGGGGAGTTCCTGGCGGGGGCGGCCGAGCTGGAGGGGTACGCGGAGGTTGTCTCCACGTTCGACCTGCCCGCGGCTGATCGGATGCGGGGGCAGGCCCGAGCGGCTCGGGCCCGCCTCAACTGA